The proteins below are encoded in one region of Pomacea canaliculata isolate SZHN2017 linkage group LG7, ASM307304v1, whole genome shotgun sequence:
- the LOC112568517 gene encoding uncharacterized protein LOC112568517, with translation MLETATMVTSPTTEKMTKGEVKVSGSCQFNTTLPRKEGNYSFLVSVSPGKRNFMAEDKQFTVERPRSPTALCGPQPYVLENTAVTCTCSTTSLGQPAGYLRWVTGNQTHQSAAVTKEKQEPTSKGLQYDQVLILSDHGSTWLRCDIIWGAEVIPGEKYTASVGFQE, from the exons ATGCTAGAAACCGCTACCATGGTGACATCACCGACCACCGAGAAGATGACCAAGGGTGAAGTGAAGGTTTCAGGTTCCTGTCAGTTCAACACAACACTCCCAAGAAAAGAGGGAAATTATTCgtttcttgtttctgtctctCCGGGAAAACGAAATTTTATGGCGGAGGACAAACAGTTTACTGTTG AGCGACCCAGATCGCCAACAGCATTGTGTGGTCCACAGCCGTATGTGCTAGAAAATACTGCTGTCACCTGTACCTGCAGTACAACTAGCCTGGGACAACCGGCAGGGTACCTGAGATGGGTGACAGGTAACCAGACACACCAAAGCGCAGCAGTCacgaaagaaaaacaggaacCGACATCAAAAGGACTACAATATGATCAGGTTCTGATTCTGTCCGATCACGGCAGTACTTGGCTCAGGTGTGACATTATTTGGGGAGCCGAAGTGATTCCAGGAGAGAAATACACTGCTAGTGTGGGat TTCAGGAATAG
- the LOC112569240 gene encoding uncharacterized protein LOC112569240: MGHQLNMWNTRRISMILKVLYLFCLLLVEGINLTPCDSDGVQELLADQETNFICTAEGPVEWRLQLNKTTSDYFLAVCDQGCVQLDTVNELFILRTIDAHSSEMIVKPASNSLIYNNILYLNGSLGCSLRDVDNMSAWCGLNYVDPAKNVSCTSSAASWSVHVTCTVGSVFSSRKSYFCQLIRETNMSNNETLQMVTMLTSEKITKSEVKVSGSCKLNTTLLAHEGLYGFYVSVSPGGQHFSASDKRFAVERPRSPTVSCSPQPCVLENTDVVCTCRTTSLGQPAGYLVWIVGNKTNRERYVKEDGQAVTSKELSYTKTLVLSDHGRTWFICDLIWGTDTVYGGIYTACVRKANTTLRFSVNDREGNTTVKEGEQVHLRCESYGRPTPNISIYNNHNDMDIIKGSSPLNYTFTALCEDTSLYTCSDYSEFSHHKNASLNIDLGVMCKPRSISSSILNNIKVTGKRQVLTFDVIAFPAPDVSAMLCLENTIINSEPFCADSSEVIASCSSDRNHRYLSKCTLSIFRNVSLSWTGFYKVMVTNVLGEESFTVEFSDSEGEENKVLTERDFPLWGFVAGGVVFTITVAVLIIVIRKKLKGKAYINFLQIS, from the exons ATGGGTCACCAGCTAAATATGTGGAACACAAGGAGAATATCGATGATTCTGAAGgttctttaccttttttgtcTGCTATTAGTCGAAG GAATCAACCTTACACCCTGCGATAGTGATGGTGTTCAGGAACTGCTGGCTGACCAAGAAACTAATTTCATCTGCACGGCAGAGGGGCCAGTAGAATGGAGACTTCAGTTAAATAAAACCACAAGCGACTATTTTCTAGCAGTATGCGACCAGGGGTGTGTTCAGTTAGATACAGTGAACGAGCTTTTCATCCTAAGAACGATAGATGCCCACAGTTCAGAAATGATCGTCAAACCTGCGAGCAACTCATTGATATACAACAACATCCTGTATTTGAACGGCAGTCTGGGGTGTAGTCTGAGAGATGTTGACAACATGTCAGCTTGGTGTGGACTCAACTATGTGG ATCCGGCAAAGAACGTTTCATGCACATCGTCTGCTGCGTCCTGGTCGGTTCATGTGACATGTACTGTCGGCAGTGTCTTCTCCTCTCGAAAAAGTTACTTTTGTCAGCTAATCCGCGAGACAAATATG TCAAATAATGAAACCCTGCAAATGGTCACCATGCTGACAAGTGAGAAGATCACTAAGAGTGAAGTGAAGGTGTCAGGTTCCTGTAAGCTCAACACAACTCTCCTAGCACATGAAGGACTCTAtggtttttatgtttctgtctcACCTGGAGGACAACACTTTTCTGCCAGTGATAAGCGATTTGCAGTTG AACGTCCCAGGTCACCAACCGTGTCTTGTAGTCCACAGCCCTGTGTGTTGGAGAACACTGACGTGGTCTGTACCTGTAGGACCACTAGTCTGGGACAACCTGCTGGGTACCTGGTATGGATAGTAGGTAACAAGACAAACCGGGAGAGGTATGTTAAAGAAGATGGACAGGCGGTTACTTCAAAAGAACTTAGTTATACCAAGACCCTGGTTTTGTCGGATCATGGTAGAACATGGTTCATATGTGACCTCATATGGGGAACCGACACTGTTTATGGAGGGATCTACACTGCTTGTGTGAGAA AGGCCAATACAACACTGCGCTTTTCTGTAAACGATCGTGAAGGAAACACGACAGTCAAGGAGGGTGAACAGGTGCACTTGAGGTGTGAATCCTACGGCCGACCAACACCAAACATCTCTATCTATAATAACCACAACGACATGGATATTATTAAAGGATCATCTCCTCTCAACTACACGTTCACTGCTCTCTGTGAAGACACATCCCTGTACACGTGCTCTGATTACAGTGAATTTTCCCATCACAAGAATGCATCCCTTAATATTGACCTCGGTGTTATGT GTAAACCTCGAAGTATATCATCCTCAATTCTCAATAACATCAAGGTTACAGGCAAAAGACAGGTGCtgacttttgatgtcatcgcCTTCCCGGCACCTGATGTGTCTGCAATGTTGTGCTTAGAAAATACAATCATCAACAGTGAACCTTTTTGTGCCGATAGTTCAGAGGTCATTGCTTCGTGCAGCTCTGACAGAAACCATCGTTACCTCTCCAAGTGCACTCTGTCTATCTTCAGGAATGTCTCCCTGTCATGGACCGGTTTTTATAAAGTGATGGTCACCAATGTACTTGGAGAAGAAAGCTTTACAGTTGAATTCAGCGACA GTGAAggtgaagaaaacaaagttttaacgGAAAGAGATTTCCCTTTGTGGGGCTTTGTCGCTGGCGGCGTTGTTTTCACCATAACAGTGGCTGtacttattattgttatcagaaaaaaattgaaaggtaAAGCTTACATAAATTTCCTTCAGATAAGTTGA
- the LOC112569052 gene encoding uncharacterized protein LOC112569052, with the protein MVQLHLLWMILSLPAANLIGVELICPTFRDGQNIVSCKINKTAVEAADCESKQTYVTLEKTTPSRRNPQPVGSTESFNASNCKHVQGPVADGCWCNESNGDIFDYKCALMANRSQDVNAELRCKICHSPKISSALVEEIHPNCKPMRFGTESQDSSGSSNAALIVGLSVTAVVTVAFLILLLF; encoded by the exons ATGGTTCAACTCCATCTGCTTTGGATGATTCTTTCTCTCCCTGCAG CGAACCTTATTGGAGTGGAATTAATTTGCCCAACATTCAGAGATGGACAAAATATTGTCAGCTgcaagatcaacaaaacagctGTGGAGGCTGCAGATTGTGAGTCTAAGCAAACATATGTGACACTGGAAAAGACTACACCTTCCCGTCGAAATCCACAACCTGTAGGTTCCACTGAAAGCTTCAATGCTTCTAATTGCAAACATGTTCAAGGGCCTGTTGCAGATGGCTGCTGGTGTAATGAATCAAATGGAGATATCTTTGACTACAAGTGTGCACTAATGGCCAATCGAAGTCAAGATGTCAACGCAGAGCTCAGATGCAAAATTTGCCACTCACCAAAGATATCAAGTGCTCTGGTAGAAGAAATACATCCAAACTGCAAACCTATGCGCTTTG GCACAGAGAGCCAGGATTCAAGTGGAAGTTCAAATGCTGCTCTCATTGTTGGTCTCAGTGTCACAGCAGTTGTTACAGTGGCGTTTTTGATCCTACTTTTATTTTAG